A stretch of DNA from Endozoicomonas sp. 8E:
CCATGCCCGGCGTTGCCAGGCACATACCAATCACCACCGTCAGAACCATCAGGGCGACCACCTTGGGTTTGGTCAGCTCAAGATAATCACGCCAGTGAACGGATTCCTGCAGAGATGCGCTACCGTTCTTTTCAATGACCTTACTCATGATTGAACCTCACTGAATCCTTCAGATATGTTCATACGGAAGTTGAGAGCCACCAGTGTCAACAGCAAAACAGCACCTCCCAGATTATGGGCCACCGCCACTGAAAGTGGCAGGCTGCCCAGGATGTTACTGATCCCCAAAATGACCTGCACCAGCAGAGCCAGCAGCATCAAAGAGGCCAGCACTCTCAGGCTGTTTCGGTTATTAGACAACTGTGTATTACTATATCGAAGTACCTGCACAAAAAGGAACAGCAGAAACACCGTAGTCACCAGTGCCCCTAATCGGTGTAAAAGATGTATAGCAGTCCGGGATTCAGAGTCCATTTTTCCACCCAGATAATTCGGACCAATAGACTGGCTGACATTCAAACCGTCGGCAAAATCAGCCTCAGGCAGCCATTGCCCCTGACACATGGGAAAATCTGGACAGGCCAGGGCAGCGTAGTTGGAGCTGGTCCAGCCTCCCAGTGTGATCTGTAAAATCAACACCAATAGTCCGACAGCGGCTAGCCCTCGCAGCCGATCTCTTTGGTCAGAAGAGGGGAGTTTTGGCCAAACCAATCCGGATAAACGAAGGGTCAGTAAAAACAACAAACTGAAGGTAGCAAAGCCGCCCAGAAGATGAGCGGTCACCACCTGGGGCCAGAGCTTTAATGTCACAGTCCACATGCCAAAGGCCGCCTGCAGAATAATCAGCCCCAGAATAAATAAAGGCAGCTTCACTGGCTGTCCCGGCTCTTTCCGGTTCCGGACGGCCTGAATAGCGATCATTAGAACCAGCAGCAGTAGGGAGCCCGCGACATATCGATGCACCATTTCAGCCCAGCCTTTGTCGACCTCTACCGGGGCATGGGGAAAGAGTGTTTCCGCTATGGCTATTTCCTGCGCTGTTTCAGGTACTGTCAGGAAGCCGTAGCAGCCTGGCCAGTCAGGACAACCCAGTCCTGCATGAACCAGTCGTGTATAAGCCCCTAACCCGACAACCACAGCGGCCAGCAAGGTTGCAAACAGGGAGAGATAAAAACCCGTTCTCTGTCGCTTTGTCTGGCTTCTTGTTTTTGTAATAGACGCTGTTGTCATAGAACACCTTTTTAATATCAGCCGATGTTTGATGCTTTAAGCAACTTCCTTAAGTCTTTTAATAAATCTCCACCGTACTGCCCCGGCTGATACTTCATCATGATATTCCCCAGTGGGTCGACGATGTAAAAGCCATTGGTTGGCCATTCTCTTTTTTCACCCGGGTTTTTACCCAGAGCGTTCAACACCGATTCTTTACGACTGCCTAACCAGATCAGATCAGGGTGTTCGCTGAGTAAAGGCTTATTCAATTCAGGATTGGATGAGGAGGAAATAAAAAGCCGAACGACCCGGTCACTGTCTCTACCTAGCGCCAGATGCGCCTGACGGGTTTGATAGAGCGTCTCCTGACAAGCCTGATCGGAGCAGCTCTCGTCACCAAATACCAGAATCCCCCAGTGTCCCTCCAGCCCCTGCAGATCAAACATTTCGTTGTTTTTCTCAAGCATCATGCTCTGGAAGCTGGCAGGGGGCAACAACAGTTCACCTTTGTTCGTACGACCATCCGGCACAAACTG
This window harbors:
- a CDS encoding COX15/CtaA family protein; translation: MTTASITKTRSQTKRQRTGFYLSLFATLLAAVVVGLGAYTRLVHAGLGCPDWPGCYGFLTVPETAQEIAIAETLFPHAPVEVDKGWAEMVHRYVAGSLLLLVLMIAIQAVRNRKEPGQPVKLPLFILGLIILQAAFGMWTVTLKLWPQVVTAHLLGGFATFSLLFLLTLRLSGLVWPKLPSSDQRDRLRGLAAVGLLVLILQITLGGWTSSNYAALACPDFPMCQGQWLPEADFADGLNVSQSIGPNYLGGKMDSESRTAIHLLHRLGALVTTVFLLFLFVQVLRYSNTQLSNNRNSLRVLASLMLLALLVQVILGISNILGSLPLSVAVAHNLGGAVLLLTLVALNFRMNISEGFSEVQS